A genomic region of Anas acuta chromosome 25, bAnaAcu1.1, whole genome shotgun sequence contains the following coding sequences:
- the GPATCH8 gene encoding G patch domain-containing protein 8 isoform X2 gives MGMGRMEMELDYAEDATERRRVLEVEKEDTEELRQKYKDYVDKEKAIAKALEDLRANFYCELCDKQYQKHQEFDNHINSYDHAHKQRLKDLKQREFARNVSSRSRKDERKQEKALRRLHELAEQRRQPECAPGSGPMFRTTTVAVDEEGGDDDDSAANSSSFVQTMSGQASEMTMDRGFLNTGQVGGTLMPGQMPLQSAQAISFGIKSTLGTPLQKIGVSFSFAKKTPVKLETIASVFKDHVEESSSADGGKADERGSSDAGSLQKSGDGESTNNSDGKTEEDDQHDKDSGSLATTLSKLKKMRREDGPMAVEPEYYHYIPPAHCKVKPNFQFLLFMKSTEQMEAENVNKKNTHEVKKGNSPKPKPSKHAEKGAESTVQQKEQSTTETTAQQSKTELKEVPENASTQEGKHLTESNLPEPDTAKEVTQPVPSSKDVTEGPKHPTGPFFPVLSKDESTTLQWPSELLIFTKAEPSVSYSCNPLYFDFKLSRNKDAKGKGAEKSKDPGGLCKENIQTPESGEMSKPKEAESIANSSAGKMESKSLSACGSQNKQESKLANVSKVEGDDSSKNVTGKNKSGKSHKHKKKKKHKKSSKHKHKHKEEPDEKSRKTDLGEEKPKKRKKRRHKKLKSSLSTESERALKTELSEECSHFQKKKRCSQESQRKSLSAEEGSSGKKEDSGNSCQEHGSKKHKADLQQLPAARRRCAGPSLGRSGRRSRQSSGDYDSDEGSHRKHSRQKSPSQYSDDDDSGSDHSRSRSRSGRRHSSRRSYSTSSDASSDQSRYSRRRSYSDDSYSDYSDRSRCHSKRSHDSEDDSDYNSSNHRSKRRKYSSSEDDYSSSRSRSRSRSRSRTHPRGRSRTRSRGRTRSSSCSRSRSKRRSRSMTGRSWKRSRSYSRDRSRSTRSHSQRSLSRKGSRGHESPEERRSGRRDFIRSKIYRSQSPHYFRTSRNEGALKKEDGKGEDLKGSGSLSQNSSSSSGTGRASEGDCSPEERNSVTAKLLLEKIQSRKVEKKPCVTDEMLAGANKVGIKLKDPPQGYFGPKLPPSLGNKPVLPLIGKLPTIRKPNAKRYEESGLERGEEQELSDSEDASQGVEETQLAGQSLLEEVVMVMQDKPLDEQKRDEPAVEMPSIPLEAPALPECFSSGDLVMQHNFLSDPSDGDALEPMDGGSQPVPVEAGMMPLVPDVEHFPGYVPQSGEPSIEGDREGGEDSSLAPLESQPITFTPEEMEKYSKLQQAAQQHIQQQLLAKQVKAFPASTALAPAAPALQPIHIQQPAAASATSITTVQHAILQHHAAAAAAAIGIHPHPHPQPLAQVHHIPQPHLTPISLSHLTHSIIPGHPATFLASHPIHIIPASAIHPGPFTFHPVPHALYPTLLAPRPAAAAAATALHLHPLLHPIFSGQDLQHPPSHGT, from the exons ATGGGCATGGGGCGGATGGAGATGGAG cttgacTACGCCGAAGATGCCACTGAGCGGAGGCGTGTACTGGAGGTGGAGAAAGAAGACACCGAGGAGCTGAGGCAGAAATACAAG GATTATGTTGATAAAGAAAAGGCAATTGCCAAGGCTTTGGAAGACCTCAGAGCAAACTTCTACTGTGAACTCTGTGACAAGCAGTATCAAAAGCATCAAGAGTTTGACAATCACATAAACTCTTATGATCATGCTCACAAGCAG AGGTTGAAAGATCTCAAGCAAAGGGAATTTGCTCGCAACGTCTCCTCGAGATCACGTAAAGATGAAAGGAAGCAGGAGAAAGCACTCCGACGGCTTCATGaactggctgaacagagaaggCAGCCTGAATG CGCTCCTGGAAGCGGACCCATGTTCAGAACCACCACTGTGGCTGTGGATGAGGAAGGTGGAGATGATGACGATTCTGCAGCCAACAGCAGTTCTTTTGTGCAGACGATGTCTGGCCAAGCTTCAGAGATGACAATGGACAGAGGTTTCCTTAACACTGGACAAGTTGGTGGCACCCTTATGCCAGGCCAAATGCCCCTCCAGTCAGCACAAGCAATCAGTTTTGGCATTAAGAGCACTTTGGGAACTCCACTGCAAAAGATAGGTGTGTCGTTTTCATTTGCCAAGAAGACTCCGGTGAAGCTTGAGACCATAGCTTCTGTTTTCAAGGACCACGTGGAAGAATCAAGTTCTGCAGATGGAGGAAAAGCTGATGAGAGAGGGTCCTCAGATGCAGGAAGCCTGCAGAAATCTGGTGATGGTGAAAGCACAAATAATTCTGATGGCAAGACGGAGGAAGATGACCAGCATGACAAAGATAGCGGCTCTCTGGCCACTACGTTGTCTAAACTGAAAAAGATGAGACGAGAAGATGGACCAATGGCAGTTGAACCAGAATACTATCATTATATTCCCCCAGCCCACTGTAAAGTAAAGCCTAATTTTCAATTCCTGCTTTTCATGAAGTCTACAGAACAAATGGAAGctgaaaatgtgaataaaaaaaacacacatgaagTCAAAAAGGGTAATTctccaaaacccaaacccagcAAGCATGCAGAGAAGGGTGCTGAGAGCACAGTGCAGCAGAAGGAACAGAGTACTACTGAAACTACTGCTCAGCAGAGCAAAACGGAGCTAAAAGAAGTCCCAGAAAATGCAAGTACGCAGGAGGGCAAGCATCTTACAGAGAGCAATCTCCCAGAGCCAGACACTGCTAAGGAAGTCACTCAGCCTGTCCCAAGCAGTAAAGATGTCACTGAAGGACCAAAACATCCAACAGgacctttttttccagttctgagcAAAGATGAGAGCACTACTCTCCAGTGGCCTTCAGAGCTGCTCATATTTACCAAAGCAGAACCTTCTGTTTCATACAGTTGTAATCCCCTCTATTTTGATTTCAAGCTGTCTCGCAACAAAGATGCTAAAGGCAAAGGGGCAGAGAAATCCAAGGATCCAGGAGGcctttgtaaagaaaacattcagactCCAGAATCTGGAGAGATGAGCAAACCCAAGGAGGCAGAAAGCATAGCTAACAGTTCTGCTGGGAAAATGGAAAGTAAATCTCTGTCTGCCTGTGGCTCCCAGAACAAGCAGGAGTCTAAATTGGCAAACGTTAGTAAGGTGGAGGGAGATGACAGTAGTAAAAATGTAACTGGTAAGAATAAATCTGGAAAATCccataaacataaaaagaaaaaaaagcacaaaaagtctagcaaacacaaacataaaCACAAGGAAGAACCTGACGAGAAGAGCCGAAAAACTGACCTGGGGGAAGAGAAACCCAAGAAACGGAAAAAACGCAGACACAAAAAACTCAAATCTTCTCTTTCTACTGAATCAGAACGGGCACTGAAAACTGAACTGTCTGAAGAGTGTAGccatttccagaagaaaaagcGATGCTCTCAGGAGTCGCAGAGGAAGTCTCTGTCTGCTGAAGAGGGAAGTAGCGGTAAGAAAGAGGACAGTGGTAACTCCTGCCAAGAGCATGGCAGCAAGAAACACAAGGCtgacctgcagcagctgccagctgccAGGAGGCGGTGTGCTGGCCCCTCTCTGGGCAGGTCCGGCCGCAGGAGCCGGCAGAGCAGCGGGGATTATGACAGCGACGAGGGCTCCCACAGGAAGCACTCCCGGCAGAAATCTCCCTCGCAGTACAGCGATGACGACGACTCCGGCAGTGACCACTCCAGGAGCCGCTCCAGGTCAGGGCGGAGGCACTCCTCGCGACGGTCCTACTCCACCAGTTCCGATGCTTCTTCAGACCAGAGCAGGTACAGCCGCCGGAGGAGTTACTCGGATGACAGCTACAGCGACTACAGTGACCGGTCGAGGTGCCACTCAAAGAGGTCCCACGACTCGGAGGATGACTCTGACTACAACAGCTCAAATCACAGATCAAAGCGGCGCAAGTACTCCTCTTCCGAAGACGACTACAGCTCGAGTCGGAGCAGGTCAAGGAGTCGAAGCAGGAGCCGAACCCACCCTCGAGGAAGGTCAAGAACTCGGAGTCGGGGCAGGACACGAAGCAGCAGCTGTAGCCGCAGTCGAAGCAAGAGGAGGAGCCGAAGCATGACGGGTCGCAGCTGGAAACGAAGTCGCAGCTACAGCCGGGATCGCAGCCGCAGCACGAGAAGCCACTCGCAGAGGTCGCTCTCGCGAAAGGGCTCTCGAGGCCATGAGAGCCCTGAGGAGAGGCGGTCAGGGAGAAGAGACTTCATCAGGTCCAAAATCTATCGCTCGCAGTCTCCTCACTACTTCCGAACAAGCAGAAATGAAGGAGCTCTGAAGAAGGAGGACGGCAAAGGTGAGGATCTCAAAGGGTCTGGCTCTCTCTCCCAGAACAGCAGCAGTAGCTCTGGCACCGGGAGGGCCTCGGAAGGTGACTGCAGTCCAGAAGAGAGAAACTCCGTGACTGCAAAACTTCTCCTGGAAAAGATCCAGTCCAGGAAGGTTGAGAAGAAGCCGTGTGTTACTGATGAAATGCTAGCAGGGGCAAACAAGGTGGGCATAAAGCTCAAAGACCCTCCACAAGGCTACTTTGGCCCCAAGCTTCCTCCTTCATTAGGCAACAAACCAGTTCTCCCTTTAATTGGGAAATTGCCAACCATCCGAAAACCAAATGCAAAAAGATACGAGGAGTCTGGCTTAGAGAGGGGCGAAGAACAAGAGCTATCGGACTCTGAGGACGCTTCCCAAGGCGTGGAGGAGACTCAGTTGGCCGGCCAGTCTCTCCTGGAAGAAGTGGTGATGGTTATGCAGGACAAGCCTCTGGATGAGCAGAAACGCGATGAACCTGCTGTGGAGATGCCGTCCATTCCCCTCGAAGCACCGGCACTGCCCGAGTGCTTTAGTTCTGGGGACCTGGTCATGCAGCACAACTTCCTCTCGGACCCGAGCGATGGTGATGCGTTGGAACCCATGGATGGGGGCAGCCAGCCTGTCCCTGTGGAAGCCGGTATGATGCCCTTGGTCCCTGATGTGGAGCATTTTCCCGGCTACGTGCCTCAGAGCGGGGAGCCGAGCATCGAAGGAGACcgagaaggaggagaagactCCTCTCTGGCACCGCTCGAGAGCCAGCCCATCACTTTTACACCTGAAGAGATGGAGAAGTACAGCAaactgcagcaggctgctcagcagcacatcCAGCAACAGCTCCTCGCAAAGCAGGTCAAGGCTTTCCCTGCCTCCACCGCGCTGGCGCCAGCAGcgcctgccctgcagcccatCCACATCCAGCAG